The Amycolatopsis mongoliensis genome includes a window with the following:
- a CDS encoding neutral zinc metallopeptidase — translation MPDAQPDLPWLGRPHTVSAPRRRSPAAVIGVCLGAVAVLVLGLVAIVALNRGETPLANANFRDTPSSQDVPSQLQPGGAGAPASVSSPPSETSAPSATGPQKILKLADHPILQDPNAGLQNRVCTLPTWQSTQAGAEAFFTAASKCLDAAWGPFLEAYHLPFTPPALHFPTGASFETECGTIQVGIATAAYYCENNLYVPFRGLQTDQYGNNPGVYLALFAHEYGHHVQEVAGLMDAAWQKIYEAGQNSPAGLEMSRRKELQAQCFSGMFLGAHVDQGGTISRDMYNKAWNDQETRGDNTSRSHDHGTNAHYASWWRAGATSNRIADCNTFAAPSSEVS, via the coding sequence GTGCCGGATGCGCAACCGGATCTTCCCTGGCTGGGCCGCCCGCACACCGTGTCCGCGCCGCGCCGCCGGTCTCCGGCGGCGGTGATCGGCGTATGCCTCGGCGCAGTGGCCGTGCTGGTGCTCGGACTGGTCGCGATCGTCGCCCTCAACCGCGGCGAGACCCCGCTGGCCAACGCGAACTTCCGCGACACCCCGTCGTCCCAGGACGTCCCTTCGCAGCTGCAGCCGGGCGGCGCGGGCGCCCCCGCCTCGGTGTCGAGCCCGCCGTCCGAGACGTCCGCGCCCAGCGCGACCGGCCCGCAGAAGATCCTCAAGCTCGCCGACCACCCGATCCTGCAGGACCCGAACGCCGGCCTGCAGAACCGCGTCTGCACGCTGCCGACCTGGCAGAGCACCCAGGCCGGCGCGGAAGCGTTCTTCACCGCGGCCAGCAAGTGCCTGGACGCGGCATGGGGCCCGTTCCTCGAGGCCTACCACCTGCCGTTCACGCCGCCGGCGCTGCACTTCCCGACCGGCGCGAGCTTCGAGACCGAGTGCGGCACGATCCAGGTCGGCATCGCGACCGCCGCGTACTACTGCGAAAACAACCTGTACGTCCCGTTCCGCGGGCTGCAGACCGACCAGTACGGCAACAACCCCGGCGTCTACCTGGCCCTGTTCGCCCACGAGTACGGCCACCACGTGCAGGAGGTCGCCGGGCTGATGGACGCGGCCTGGCAGAAGATCTACGAGGCCGGCCAGAACAGCCCGGCCGGGCTCGAGATGTCGCGGCGCAAGGAGCTGCAGGCCCAGTGCTTCTCGGGCATGTTCCTCGGCGCGCACGTCGACCAGGGCGGCACGATCAGCCGGGACATGTACAACAAGGCCTGGAACGACCAGGAGACCCGCGGCGACAACACGTCCCGCAGCCACGACCACGGGACGAACGCGCACTACGCGTCCTGGTGGCGGGCGGGTGCGACGAGCAACCGGATCGCCGACTGCAACACCTTCGCGGCGCCGTCCTCCGAGGTCAGCTGA
- a CDS encoding P-loop NTPase family protein, which translates to MAIPAAAGVLVVLLAWLAGPGLLGISNDDLGAPVQAEVTKPAPCDRPDAVETVKFTVAGKTHVGTLNGCGHGQGERVDVGVPEVLPDQGTVTVRAADTSAGASDARRPVGMALLVFACFSGGMFVYLWLSIPPRPKPAAKVS; encoded by the coding sequence GTGGCGATCCCCGCCGCGGCGGGCGTGCTCGTCGTGCTGCTCGCCTGGCTCGCCGGGCCGGGGCTGCTGGGCATCAGCAACGACGACCTGGGCGCGCCGGTGCAGGCCGAGGTCACGAAGCCGGCGCCGTGCGACCGCCCGGACGCGGTCGAGACGGTGAAGTTCACCGTCGCGGGCAAGACCCACGTGGGCACGCTGAACGGCTGCGGGCACGGCCAGGGCGAGCGCGTCGACGTCGGCGTCCCGGAGGTGCTGCCCGACCAGGGCACGGTCACCGTCCGCGCCGCGGACACGTCGGCGGGCGCCTCGGACGCGCGGCGCCCCGTCGGCATGGCCCTGCTGGTGTTCGCGTGCTTCTCGGGCGGGATGTTCGTCTACCTCTGGCTGAGCATCCCGCCGCGGCCGAAGCCGGCCGCGAAGGTCAGCTGA
- a CDS encoding potassium channel family protein produces MKALKRLPLGSLTDRPDHELVGVLRMPELTVSPLRSILKRVIGATLALLLTVVIVYVDRDGYRDANGDGLSLLDSLYYATVSLSTTGYGDIAPVTSSARLVNVLVITPLRVLFLIVLVGTTLEVLTERSRQAFKIQKWRTKVRDHTVVVGFGTKGRSAVNALLGDENIAPGQIVVVDTDQQALDAASALGLVAVHGSATRSDVLRVAAVQHARAVVVAPNRDDTAVLVTLTARELAPKAHIVASVREAENVHLLKQSGADQVVVSSETAGRLLGMATSTPLVVDIMEDLLTPESGLAIAERPVEPSEEGGSPRHLSDLVLGLVRDGVLYRVDAPQADAIEPGDKLLYVKKVTQAEKIER; encoded by the coding sequence ATGAAGGCCCTGAAGCGGTTGCCGCTGGGCAGTCTCACCGATCGGCCGGACCACGAGCTCGTCGGCGTCCTGCGGATGCCCGAGCTGACGGTCAGTCCCCTCCGCTCCATCCTGAAGCGGGTCATCGGCGCGACGCTGGCGCTGCTGCTGACGGTGGTCATCGTCTACGTCGACCGCGACGGCTACCGCGACGCCAACGGCGACGGCCTGTCCCTGCTCGACAGCCTGTACTACGCCACCGTTTCGCTCTCGACCACCGGCTACGGCGACATCGCGCCGGTCACCTCGTCCGCCCGGCTGGTGAACGTCCTGGTGATCACCCCGCTGCGGGTGCTCTTCCTCATCGTCCTGGTCGGGACCACCCTGGAGGTGCTCACCGAGCGCTCCCGGCAGGCGTTCAAGATCCAGAAGTGGAGGACGAAGGTGCGCGACCACACGGTCGTCGTCGGGTTCGGCACCAAGGGCCGGTCCGCCGTCAACGCGTTGCTCGGCGACGAGAACATCGCCCCGGGGCAGATCGTCGTCGTCGACACCGACCAGCAGGCCCTCGACGCGGCGAGCGCGCTCGGCCTCGTGGCCGTGCACGGCTCGGCCACCCGCTCCGACGTCCTGCGCGTCGCCGCGGTGCAGCACGCGCGCGCGGTCGTCGTCGCCCCGAACCGCGACGACACGGCGGTGCTCGTCACCCTCACCGCCCGCGAGCTGGCGCCCAAGGCGCACATCGTCGCGTCGGTGCGGGAGGCGGAGAACGTCCACCTGCTCAAGCAATCCGGCGCCGACCAGGTCGTCGTCTCCAGCGAGACGGCCGGGCGGCTGCTCGGCATGGCGACGTCGACCCCGCTGGTCGTCGACATCATGGAGGACCTCCTCACGCCCGAATCGGGCTTGGCGATCGCCGAGCGGCCGGTCGAGCCGTCGGAGGAGGGCGGGTCGCCGCGGCACCTGTCCGACCTCGTCCTCGGCCTGGTCCGCGACGGCGTCCTGTACCGCGTGGACGCCCCCCAAGCCGACGCCATCGAGCCCGGCGACAAGCTGCTCTACGTCAAGAAGGTGACGCAGGCGGAGAAGATCGAGCGGTAG
- a CDS encoding ATP-dependent helicase: MSPLVITNPVEPAELADALGLHRPTPEQATVIAAPVEPSLVVAGAGAGKTETMAARVVWLVANGIVSPDRVLGLTFTRKAARQLGERVRARLRRLAGSGLLDRLDPSGGLRSTVVAGEPTVLTYHAYAGRLLSEHGLRLPVQPGVRLLSETSSWQIAHRVVSTWDNELDTDRVPPTVTADLLALAGELGEHLISTEQLAEYTTWMCRVIENAPRAKGQRAALPQKLTEIMAAQHFRLALLPLVEEYHRRKRNEGALDFADQMSLAAQLASGYPSVVRGERERFGAVLLDEYQDTGHAQRVLLRALFGGVENQPMPVTAVGDPAQAIYGWRGASAANLPRFTTDFPRHDGERLVPAHDFGLLTSFRNPPEILDLANAIAEPLRARGLGVERLRAREGAGPADIACALLPDIRAERDWVADALARRWHAVQEQTGKPPTAAVLVRRRADMAPIAAELRARGLPVEVVGLGGLLDEPEVADLVSTLKVLADPLSGSAAARLLTGARWRLAAADVAALWRRAGELSSPEKPEGPELVVERVEQAGLIDAIDEPGSPERYSEEGYKRIRRIGWELSALRRRLDQSLPELVADVERTMLLDVESLARPGSAGRAHLDAFAEVVTDYAETAPTATLLSFVDYLNTAAHAEDGLTPGEVEVVPDRVQVLTVHSAKGLEWEVVAVPHLVQDVFPGRRRSSSWLRTATSLPAALRGDSEDLPELRIAEGYDRKEVQEGLELHEAGFVEREQSEERRLCYVALTRSEHALIVSGHWWNESSSRFKGPSEFLTEIGDVLRETGVGQLAEWAPEPSADDENPLVSDSRTSRWPVDPLADRRTGVQTGVELVSEALSAGDDEASEEDDPDGWLTDTDVLLEEWARKDDQVRRVPLPSRLSVSQLVALAEDSGRLAADLSRPLPMEPNSFARRGTEFHGWLERRFAGDQLIEIDDLPGAADFGEAPDADFEELQAEFEKSEWASRVPEAVEVSFSADVEGITLRGRMDAVFRHPDGYWEIVDWKTGAVPPESRQPALAVQLAAYRMAWAALKNVPVEQVRAAFHYVRANRTIRPADLLDPEGLRRLLRDIPEA; this comes from the coding sequence GTGAGCCCGCTCGTCATCACCAACCCCGTCGAGCCCGCCGAGCTCGCCGACGCGCTCGGCCTGCACCGGCCGACCCCCGAACAGGCCACCGTCATCGCCGCGCCGGTCGAACCCTCGCTCGTCGTCGCCGGGGCCGGGGCCGGCAAGACCGAGACCATGGCCGCGCGCGTCGTCTGGCTTGTCGCCAACGGCATCGTCAGCCCCGATCGCGTCCTGGGCCTCACCTTCACCCGCAAGGCCGCGCGCCAGCTCGGTGAACGCGTGCGCGCGCGGCTGCGGCGGCTCGCCGGGTCCGGCCTCCTCGACCGGCTCGACCCTTCCGGCGGCCTCCGGTCCACTGTGGTCGCCGGCGAGCCGACCGTCCTCACCTACCACGCCTACGCCGGGCGCCTGCTGTCCGAACACGGCCTGCGCCTGCCGGTGCAGCCCGGCGTCCGGCTGCTCTCCGAAACGTCGTCGTGGCAGATCGCGCACCGCGTCGTGTCCACTTGGGACAACGAGCTCGACACCGACCGCGTCCCGCCGACCGTGACCGCGGACCTCCTCGCGTTGGCCGGCGAGCTCGGTGAGCACCTCATCTCCACCGAGCAGCTCGCCGAATACACGACGTGGATGTGCCGCGTCATCGAGAACGCGCCGCGCGCCAAGGGACAGCGGGCCGCGCTGCCGCAGAAGCTCACCGAAATCATGGCCGCGCAGCACTTCCGGCTCGCGCTGCTGCCGCTGGTCGAGGAGTACCACCGGCGCAAGCGCAACGAAGGCGCGCTCGACTTCGCCGACCAGATGTCGCTCGCCGCCCAGCTGGCGAGCGGGTACCCGTCGGTCGTCCGCGGTGAACGCGAGCGTTTCGGCGCGGTCCTGCTCGACGAGTACCAGGACACCGGGCACGCCCAGCGCGTCCTGCTGCGGGCGCTGTTCGGCGGCGTCGAGAACCAGCCGATGCCGGTCACCGCGGTCGGCGACCCCGCCCAGGCGATCTACGGCTGGCGCGGTGCCAGCGCGGCCAACCTGCCCCGCTTCACCACGGACTTCCCCCGCCATGACGGCGAACGGCTCGTCCCGGCGCACGATTTCGGCCTGTTGACGAGCTTCCGCAACCCGCCGGAGATTCTCGACCTCGCCAACGCGATCGCCGAACCGCTGCGAGCGCGCGGCCTCGGCGTCGAGCGGCTGCGGGCGCGCGAAGGCGCCGGGCCCGCGGACATCGCGTGCGCGCTGCTGCCGGACATCCGCGCCGAACGCGACTGGGTGGCCGACGCCCTCGCCCGGCGCTGGCACGCCGTCCAGGAGCAGACCGGGAAGCCGCCGACCGCTGCCGTCCTCGTGCGGCGCCGCGCCGACATGGCGCCGATCGCCGCCGAACTGCGGGCACGCGGGCTGCCGGTCGAGGTCGTCGGGCTCGGCGGGCTGCTCGACGAGCCCGAGGTCGCGGACCTCGTTTCGACGCTCAAGGTGCTCGCCGACCCGCTGTCGGGCAGCGCGGCGGCCCGGCTGCTGACCGGCGCGCGCTGGCGGCTCGCGGCCGCCGACGTCGCCGCGCTGTGGCGGCGCGCGGGGGAGCTGTCGAGCCCGGAGAAACCGGAGGGGCCGGAGCTGGTCGTCGAGCGCGTCGAGCAGGCCGGTCTGATCGACGCCATCGACGAGCCCGGCTCGCCGGAGCGGTATTCCGAAGAGGGGTACAAGCGCATCCGCCGGATCGGCTGGGAGCTCTCCGCGTTGCGGCGGCGGCTCGACCAGTCGCTGCCGGAGCTGGTCGCCGACGTCGAACGCACGATGCTCCTGGACGTGGAGTCGCTGGCGCGCCCGGGATCCGCCGGGCGCGCGCACCTGGACGCGTTCGCCGAAGTCGTCACCGACTACGCCGAGACGGCCCCGACGGCGACCCTGCTGTCCTTTGTGGACTACCTGAACACCGCCGCGCACGCCGAGGACGGGCTCACCCCCGGCGAGGTCGAGGTCGTGCCGGACCGCGTCCAGGTGCTCACCGTGCACTCGGCGAAGGGGCTCGAGTGGGAGGTCGTCGCCGTCCCGCACCTGGTGCAGGACGTCTTCCCGGGCCGGCGGCGGTCGTCGTCGTGGCTGCGGACCGCGACGTCGCTGCCCGCGGCGTTGCGCGGTGACTCGGAGGACCTGCCGGAGCTGCGGATCGCCGAGGGCTACGACCGCAAGGAAGTCCAAGAAGGACTGGAACTGCACGAAGCCGGGTTCGTCGAGCGGGAGCAGTCGGAGGAACGGCGGCTCTGCTACGTCGCGCTGACGCGGTCCGAGCACGCGCTGATCGTGTCCGGGCACTGGTGGAACGAGAGCAGCAGCCGGTTCAAGGGGCCGTCGGAGTTCCTGACGGAGATCGGCGACGTCCTGCGCGAGACCGGCGTCGGGCAGCTCGCCGAGTGGGCGCCGGAGCCGTCCGCGGACGACGAGAACCCGCTGGTTTCGGACTCGCGGACGTCGCGCTGGCCCGTCGATCCGCTGGCCGACCGCCGCACCGGCGTGCAGACCGGGGTCGAGCTGGTGTCCGAGGCACTGTCCGCCGGGGACGACGAAGCGTCCGAAGAGGACGATCCGGACGGCTGGCTGACCGACACCGACGTCCTGCTCGAAGAGTGGGCGCGCAAGGACGACCAGGTCAGGCGGGTCCCGCTGCCGTCACGGCTTTCGGTGAGCCAGCTGGTCGCGCTCGCCGAGGACAGCGGCCGGCTGGCGGCGGACCTGAGCCGTCCGCTGCCGATGGAGCCCAACAGCTTCGCCCGCCGCGGCACGGAGTTCCACGGCTGGCTGGAACGGCGGTTCGCGGGCGACCAGCTCATCGAGATCGACGACCTCCCGGGCGCGGCCGACTTCGGCGAAGCGCCCGACGCGGATTTCGAAGAACTCCAGGCGGAGTTCGAGAAGAGCGAGTGGGCCTCGCGCGTCCCGGAGGCGGTGGAGGTCTCGTTCTCGGCGGACGTCGAGGGCATCACCCTGCGCGGCCGGATGGACGCCGTCTTCCGGCACCCCGACGGGTACTGGGAGATCGTGGACTGGAAGACGGGCGCGGTCCCGCCGGAATCCCGGCAGCCGGCGCTGGCGGTCCAGCTGGCGGCGTACCGGATGGCGTGGGCGGCGCTGAAGAACGTCCCGGTGGAGCAGGTCCGCGCGGCATTCCACTACGTCCGGGCGAACCGCACAATCCGCCCAGCCGACCTCCTGGACCCGGAAGGCCTCCGCCGCCTCCTCCGCGACATCCCCGAGGCGTGA
- a CDS encoding ATP-dependent helicase has product MRPPIADAPTFTWDEGARRVLSAPGGFRRVLGGPGTGKTALLASAATRRIAEGADPESVLVLTTSRKAADALRADITRRLTFDPDQARPLPRTVREPLVRTVHSYAYSLLRLEAMAEELPPPRLLAGAEQDVVVRELLAGDLDEEAEYWPEQLRPALMVPGFAEELRDLLMRAAERGLGPADLVELGRRRGREEWIAAGQFWAQYEEVTQLQGAGGNALGVASAPALDAAELVTSALLALEDDDELRDRERTRVRHLFVDDAHHLDPLQTSLVRMIGHSAAEFVVAGDPDQNVFSFRGADASLFADADPDGSRTVTLTTSHRLAPAVRLAVAKIGATLPGASAHRKIVPPPGASGGNVRVRVMPTPAAEASWIADQLRRAHLVDGVPWSEIAVLVRSPARTFLVLQRALRAAGVPIGSATEELPLAKQPAVRPLLAVLKLAPQPGLLDIDLAEMLLSSSLGGADPLALRRLRRGLRRLELAGGGQRSSDELLVEALRGGDILAGLADAEAEPVRRVGGLLRVTHQAVARGDGVEQVLWQLWRESGLQDKLLKQVGRGGSLGAQADRDLDAVVALFDAAGRYVDRLPRASVASFADYLGAQQIAGDTLAPAAVPSDGVSLLTAHSAAGREWTVVAVAGVQEGAWPDLRLRGSVLGVERLKDLMSGVDDDAVSQTAPILAEERRLFYLAMSRAKQTLLVTAVSGEDEQPSRFLDDLEENGADDGGLDSRMKPPGRSLVLAELVGELREVVCDDKAEPARRRRAAKQLARLAEAKVPGAHPSTWYGLLPASTDEPVHRPGDLIRISPSTVEILTKCPLRWMIERHGGSDPAQLAAVTGTLVHGLAESVASGKTDAELQAALDEAWVRVDAGAPWFSRRERRRVEQMLQNFVTWLERSRAELKAAGVEQDIEVELPAGGEDEVRVLLRGRVDRVELDSEGRPVIVDIKTGKVPVSGADAEAHPQLAAYQLAVLLGAIEGSNEPGGARLVYVAKANNKTGATERSQPPLDEVGGKQWLELVRDAAASAAGPDYQAQENPDCDRCPARGCCPLRPEGRQVPGP; this is encoded by the coding sequence GTGCGCCCGCCGATCGCCGACGCACCCACGTTCACCTGGGACGAAGGCGCCCGGCGGGTGCTCTCCGCACCCGGGGGTTTCCGCCGCGTGCTCGGCGGTCCCGGCACCGGCAAGACGGCGCTGCTGGCGTCGGCCGCCACCCGCCGCATCGCCGAGGGCGCCGACCCGGAGAGCGTGCTGGTGCTCACGACGTCCCGCAAGGCCGCCGACGCGCTGCGCGCCGACATCACGCGCCGCCTCACCTTCGACCCCGACCAGGCCCGGCCGCTGCCGCGGACCGTCCGCGAGCCGCTGGTGCGCACCGTCCACTCGTACGCCTACTCGCTGCTGCGGCTCGAAGCGATGGCCGAGGAGCTCCCGCCGCCCCGGCTGCTGGCCGGTGCCGAACAGGACGTCGTCGTCCGCGAGCTGCTGGCCGGTGACCTCGACGAAGAGGCCGAGTACTGGCCCGAGCAGCTGCGACCGGCGCTGATGGTCCCCGGGTTCGCCGAGGAGCTGCGCGACCTGCTGATGCGGGCCGCCGAGCGCGGGCTCGGCCCGGCGGACCTCGTCGAGCTGGGCCGCCGGCGCGGCCGCGAGGAGTGGATCGCCGCCGGGCAGTTCTGGGCCCAGTACGAAGAAGTCACGCAGCTGCAGGGCGCGGGCGGCAACGCGCTGGGCGTGGCGAGCGCGCCCGCCCTGGACGCCGCCGAGCTGGTCACCTCCGCGCTGCTCGCCCTGGAGGACGACGACGAGCTGCGCGACCGCGAGCGCACCCGCGTGCGGCACCTCTTCGTCGACGACGCCCACCACCTCGACCCGCTGCAGACCAGCCTGGTCCGGATGATCGGGCACAGCGCGGCCGAGTTCGTCGTCGCCGGCGACCCCGACCAGAACGTGTTCTCCTTCCGCGGCGCCGACGCGAGCCTGTTCGCCGACGCCGACCCGGACGGCAGCCGGACCGTCACGCTCACGACGTCGCACCGGCTCGCCCCGGCCGTCCGGCTGGCGGTGGCGAAGATCGGCGCGACGCTGCCCGGTGCTTCGGCGCACCGCAAGATCGTCCCGCCGCCGGGTGCTTCCGGCGGGAACGTGCGGGTCCGCGTGATGCCGACGCCCGCCGCCGAAGCCAGCTGGATCGCCGACCAGCTCCGCCGCGCGCACCTCGTCGACGGCGTGCCGTGGTCGGAGATCGCGGTGCTCGTCCGGTCGCCGGCCCGGACCTTCCTGGTGCTGCAACGCGCTCTGCGGGCAGCGGGCGTCCCGATCGGGTCGGCGACCGAGGAGCTGCCGCTGGCCAAGCAGCCCGCGGTCCGGCCGCTGCTGGCCGTGCTGAAGCTCGCGCCCCAGCCCGGCCTGCTCGACATCGACCTCGCCGAGATGCTGCTGTCGTCGTCGCTCGGCGGGGCGGACCCGCTGGCCCTGCGGCGGTTGCGCCGCGGTCTGCGCCGGCTCGAACTGGCCGGCGGCGGGCAGCGCTCGAGCGACGAACTGCTCGTGGAAGCGTTGCGCGGCGGGGACATCCTCGCCGGGCTCGCCGACGCCGAGGCCGAACCGGTGCGGCGCGTCGGCGGGCTGCTGCGCGTCACGCACCAGGCGGTGGCCCGCGGGGACGGCGTCGAGCAGGTGCTGTGGCAGCTGTGGCGGGAAAGCGGGCTTCAGGACAAGCTGCTGAAGCAGGTCGGACGCGGTGGATCGCTGGGCGCGCAGGCCGACCGCGACCTCGACGCCGTCGTCGCGCTGTTCGACGCCGCCGGCCGGTACGTCGACCGGCTGCCCCGCGCGAGCGTCGCGTCCTTCGCGGACTATCTGGGTGCGCAACAGATCGCCGGGGACACTCTCGCGCCGGCCGCGGTCCCGTCCGACGGTGTTTCGCTGCTCACCGCACACTCCGCCGCCGGTCGCGAGTGGACGGTCGTCGCCGTCGCCGGCGTCCAGGAGGGGGCCTGGCCGGACCTGCGGCTGCGCGGATCCGTGCTGGGCGTGGAACGGCTGAAGGACCTGATGTCCGGTGTGGACGACGACGCCGTCTCCCAGACCGCGCCGATCCTCGCCGAGGAACGGCGCCTGTTCTACCTCGCGATGAGCCGGGCGAAGCAGACGCTGCTGGTCACCGCGGTGTCCGGGGAGGACGAACAGCCGTCGCGCTTCCTCGACGACCTCGAGGAAAACGGCGCCGACGACGGTGGCCTCGACTCGCGGATGAAGCCGCCCGGCCGGTCGCTCGTGCTGGCCGAGCTGGTGGGGGAGCTGCGGGAGGTCGTCTGCGACGACAAGGCCGAGCCGGCCCGCCGGCGTCGTGCGGCCAAGCAGCTCGCGCGGCTGGCCGAGGCGAAGGTGCCGGGCGCGCACCCTTCGACGTGGTACGGCCTGCTTCCGGCGTCCACCGACGAGCCGGTGCACCGGCCCGGTGACCTGATCCGGATCTCACCGTCCACGGTGGAAATCCTGACGAAGTGCCCGCTGCGCTGGATGATCGAGCGCCACGGGGGAAGTGACCCGGCGCAGCTGGCCGCCGTCACCGGGACCTTGGTGCACGGGCTGGCGGAGTCCGTCGCGTCCGGCAAGACGGACGCGGAGCTGCAGGCCGCGTTGGACGAGGCCTGGGTGCGCGTCGACGCGGGCGCGCCGTGGTTCTCCCGGCGCGAGCGGCGGCGCGTCGAGCAGATGCTGCAGAACTTCGTGACCTGGCTGGAGCGCAGCCGGGCCGAGCTCAAGGCGGCGGGCGTCGAGCAGGACATCGAGGTCGAGCTGCCGGCCGGGGGCGAGGACGAGGTCCGGGTGCTGCTGCGCGGCCGCGTCGACCGGGTCGAGCTGGATTCCGAGGGACGCCCGGTGATCGTCGACATCAAGACCGGCAAGGTCCCGGTGTCCGGCGCGGACGCGGAGGCGCACCCGCAGCTGGCGGCGTACCAGCTGGCGGTGCTGCTGGGCGCGATCGAGGGCAGCAACGAGCCCGGCGGCGCGCGGCTGGTGTACGTGGCGAAGGCGAACAACAAGACGGGGGCGACCGAGCGGTCCCAGCCCCCGCTCGACGAGGTGGGCGGCAAGCAGTGGCTGGAGCTGGTCCGCGACGCGGCGGCCTCGGCGGCCGGGCCGGACTACCAGGCGCAGGAGAACCCGGACTGCGACCGGTGCCCGGCCCGAGGGTGCTGCCCGCTGCGGCCCGAGGGTCGGCAGGTGCCGGGCCCGTGA
- a CDS encoding MGMT family protein, with protein sequence MDDVLHERVREIIESVPAGTVATYGDIAALAGAPSPRMVGAILAEDGHDLPWHRILRANGTPAPHLVHDQLERLRAEGVLADGQRVDLRKYRWKPDGDEDPGEEGLF encoded by the coding sequence ATGGACGACGTTCTGCACGAGCGCGTGCGGGAAATCATCGAGTCGGTGCCGGCCGGCACGGTCGCGACGTACGGCGACATCGCGGCGCTCGCCGGCGCGCCCTCGCCGCGGATGGTCGGCGCGATCCTGGCCGAGGACGGGCACGACCTGCCGTGGCACCGGATCCTGCGCGCGAACGGGACACCGGCACCGCACCTGGTGCACGACCAGCTCGAGCGACTGCGCGCGGAGGGCGTGCTGGCCGACGGCCAGCGCGTCGACCTGCGGAAGTACCGCTGGAAGCCGGACGGTGACGAAGATCCCGGTGAGGAAGGGCTGTTCTGA